In Fusarium falciforme chromosome 9, complete sequence, the sequence AGATGTGTCTCACCCTGACTGGACTGCTGTGAACATGGTTATCGAACCACGGCGCCAGTTGTTGAAGTCATACTgataggtaggtagctgAACTATTTCTCTCAACCTGAACATATGAGTCAAATGAATAGTCTAAAGAGACTCTGCTGGGGTCATAATGTGTCTTGGGTCTTTTTCTTGAGCTCTTGTTCGGATACTATGTAGAAAAGAGAAGGGAATGTAGCATAACTTGACAAATATCTATTTACTTTAATGGTAATATGCCAAGTATCTATTGCaatatttctataaatacACTTCGCCTACCAGAAGAGTCCCAGTAGATAAGACCTTGAAAAACTAAGagaagaaatattaaatttagaACAGTGTTCTAAGCATTTTTTGAGCAACCATTATGACAGACCTGAATGAGCTGAGCGAATGTGGTTGGAGACGTAGTCAACCTCCAGTTTTAGCACTCGACATGCAACGCGTGTGTATTTTCAATACGCTGTCGTCGAGTATATAACCAGAGAGCTCATGTAGATGTAAATTTGTATTTATATTTGTACCCGAAATTGTAAACAATGGAAGTACATGCTTTTCCATGCTTTAAAGGTGAACTCGTATGCCAAGCTTCGTTATCTAATCAGCAACCAGAAACTCTGATCCCTGAAACCAGGATGCGAGAGAGCTCCACTCGCAGCTTTAACACGGCCGTTCAACTCACGAACCAAACTCTCCAACAGTCTACGAATCCTACAGATCAAGTCAATAAAGTCCTGTCCTTTGCGATTAGGCTTCAGCGATTGCTACTACACTCTTTCTCTTGGGGTGTGGCCTTGTCTTTTCTGCCTGCGCTGGTTAACGACGTCATCCTAactggccttggcttcttgaCACGTAGTGATAGGTAGAGGCTCAAACCACCTTCACGACGTCGCAACCACCCTTTACCCCCTTTATTCCTCCATACATACACTTCAACATGATTTACTCGACGCAAATATCGAGGCTGGACGGTTAGATCTCCCACGCAACAGCTGAAGCGCAACACGGCTAACTTTCCCAGGCCTCATGCTCTGCGCATCTGTCGACGACGAACAGGTATAAACCACATGCTATCAAAACCTCTACCGAACCGACACTCACACCTACGTCCAGGCCGAAGCATCCCTCGCAGAGACCAAGCAAAACGTCCGCCAGGTCCTCCGCAAGCTCACCCGCAACTCCGAGTCGCAGGCCTCGATCGAGACGAGCGCCCACACCCTCCACTACCTCATCGACTCGgacgtcgtcttcctcgccatctgCGCCCCCTCGTACCCTCGCAAGCTCGCCTTCACCTACCTCGCCGACCTCGCCCGCGAGTTCACCACCACCTACCCCGCCGCCCAGGTCCACTCCCCCTCCCTCCGACCCTACGCCTTTATGGAGTTCGACACCTTCATCGCAAAGACAAAGACCACCTACGCCGACTCGCGCGCCTCGGCGAACCTCGACCGCCTCAATGACGAGCTGCGCGACGTGACAAAGGTCATGACAAAGAACATTGAGGACCTATTGTACCGTGGAGATAGCCTCGAGCGCATGGGAGAGATAAGCTCCCGCCTGCGCGACGACAGCAAGAAGTATCGTCGGGCCGCGGTGCGGATCAACTGGGAGCTCATGCTGAAGCAGTACGGGCCCTTTGCCGGTCTTGGCTTTATTATTCTCGTCTTCCTGTATTGGCGGTTCTTTTGAGGAATGCAAGCGAACTGTTTCTATAtgtacttatataatacctaccAATTGGCCACGTCACAAGAGTACTCGAGATGATCATGTCGCCAAGGGAATCAGCACGTAAGGGGAATCCAGATGGGTGTTGTTACACCTTCAAGACTTGATATGACCATCTACTCAAAGCATTTCGCCTGCCTACTCTAGCAAGCTCTACCAAAACATGACGTCCAGGGGCTCGTTCCTAACTCATGTGGACTCGTTCCGCGGCATGCCCATTTGACTCCAAACTCCATACCCGACTGTTTTTACCTAAATCGTTCACAAGGATGGGATGGCACCATCTCCTGTGACAGAAAACACACGCTTCAGCTTGCTGCTAATCTACATCACCTGGCAGTTGTTCGAAGTCGCCGGCTGTTGTGACGTCGGTGCGGTAACCGTGTGCTGCCACTCGAGGTGCTCCTGATATGCCACCATGTCTTCGTATCCAAGATCCGGCCTGTAggcgtcctcctcgtcatatTGTTCCTGGGGCTCTGTCGAGTCCTCCTCGCAGTAGGGACACAGCAGGCCGGCCAGCCAGTCTCGGGGTTGCGGCGCTACAtggttggcgatggcaaCTGGCGCAAACACGACCTGCTTCTC encodes:
- a CDS encoding Protein transport protein SEC22; the protein is MIYSTQISRLDGLMLCASVDDEQAEASLAETKQNVRQVLRKLTRNSESQASIETSAHTLHYLIDSDVVFLAICAPSYPRKLAFTYLADLAREFTTTYPAAQVHSPSLRPYAFMEFDTFIAKTKTTYADSRASANLDRLNDELRDVTKVMTKNIEDLLYRGDSLERMGEISSRLRDDSKKYRRAAVRINWELMLKQYGPFAGLGFIILVFLYWRFF